In Planococcus sp. MB-3u-03, the DNA window TGCGTTCGTTGGGGCCATCGACGCCGAGGAGTGAGAAACTTCCACTTGTTGGACGGATGATGCCAGTCAGCATATTGATGAAAGTGGATTTGCCGGCACCGTTGCGGCCGAGAAAGCCAAATACTTCTCCCGTTTCCACGACAAGGCTGATGCCGCCAACGACTGGGGTGGAGCCATACATTTTCGTCAATTGCTTGGTTTCAATCGCTTTCATCAAAATTCCCTCCTATTAAAGATCACCATTGCGGCTGCCATGATCAATCCAGCCAAACCGAAGATCACAAAAAACAAATAATTGTCTTCCACTAAATAATAATAAGGGTTGCCGAACTTGAGCCAGCTGATCCATTTGTTTCCGGTAAAGACAATCCATAGGCTAAGAATCGGAAATAGCATTCCAATCAATATCCCTAAGAACATCGTTACAGAAGGTTTAGGGACGACAATGGACAATAACATGGCCACAGCAATTTGGAATGTCACTAAAGCTATTACTTGTGAAAAGATAAATAGATTGAAATTCAACGAAAATATGCTGATCAGCAAAAACGAAATGACAATGCAGACGACCCAGAAAAGCCAAGCTCCGGCAAATTTGCCGAGCAAAATACGGGGGCGGGAAGTCCTTGTAACCAAGAAACGCATCGTGCGTTCGTGGCTTTCTCTATTGATGCTGTCGTGTGAAAGTCCCATCACAAACAATTGACCGAACAGCAAGAGCAAAAACAGCAGTCCGCCGGTGTGGATATCTTCCATTTCTGTTTCTGTCAAAGAGATGCCTGCAGTCAAAATTTCCGAGTACTTCGCTGAGTAAAAAGCGGTTAAGAGCAATACAGCAA includes these proteins:
- a CDS encoding ABC transporter permease; translated protein: MIAIGKREFIGMFKSVKSIIIIAVLLLTAFYSAKYSEILTAGISLTETEMEDIHTGGLLFLLLLFGQLFVMGLSHDSINRESHERTMRFLVTRTSRPRILLGKFAGAWLFWVVCIVISFLLISIFSLNFNLFIFSQVIALVTFQIAVAMLLSIVVPKPSVTMFLGILIGMLFPILSLWIVFTGNKWISWLKFGNPYYYLVEDNYLFFVIFGLAGLIMAAAMVIFNRREF